In Pseudothermotoga hypogea DSM 11164 = NBRC 106472, the following are encoded in one genomic region:
- a CDS encoding lysylphosphatidylglycerol synthase transmembrane domain-containing protein codes for MAKKLSNLTKATLILLASLLIVFLIAGFTDLRATLDAMKRISFEWIFAILLLVLFDWFSETLTVWLFARSYKAKVSLIYLFKNTLVGRFFSAITPFSTGGQPAQIAFLGKRGVEYGQATAMLVSRFLFYQIVVTGASVFGLLRAYSMFAKRISNLALLAFFGFALNGFVLFLLFLFTLNRSLAEKTISKVSKLFVSLRIVKRKELFQQKLLEQTRLFHDCMTQSAKNPLISVLALLMALLEVVAKISVTYFVARSLNITSSYFNVAMTQLVVFLVASFVPTPGATGASEGVYTLFFKFLFGPKTVAALLVWRFFTYYLNIIVGGLTTAHELGWMKNKKS; via the coding sequence ATGGCGAAAAAGTTGAGTAACCTCACAAAGGCTACCTTAATTCTTCTGGCGAGTCTGCTCATCGTTTTTCTGATCGCAGGTTTCACTGATTTGAGAGCGACGCTCGACGCTATGAAGAGAATCTCTTTTGAATGGATCTTTGCGATACTGCTACTCGTTCTGTTCGACTGGTTCTCCGAGACGTTGACTGTATGGCTGTTCGCCCGTTCGTACAAGGCCAAGGTATCACTCATCTATCTGTTCAAAAACACGCTCGTTGGAAGGTTCTTCTCCGCGATAACACCCTTCTCCACGGGTGGACAACCCGCACAGATCGCGTTTCTTGGAAAAAGAGGTGTTGAATATGGACAAGCCACGGCTATGCTCGTATCGCGCTTTCTTTTCTACCAGATCGTCGTGACGGGCGCGAGCGTCTTTGGGCTGCTCAGAGCATACTCGATGTTTGCGAAGAGGATCTCGAACCTTGCTTTGCTCGCGTTCTTCGGCTTCGCTTTGAACGGGTTCGTGCTCTTCTTACTGTTTCTTTTCACGCTGAACAGGTCCTTGGCGGAGAAAACGATTTCGAAGGTCTCGAAACTCTTCGTCTCTTTGAGGATCGTCAAGAGGAAGGAACTCTTTCAGCAAAAGTTGCTCGAACAAACAAGACTTTTTCACGACTGCATGACACAGTCTGCAAAGAATCCTTTGATCAGTGTTCTTGCCCTGCTCATGGCCCTGCTCGAGGTAGTGGCGAAGATCTCCGTCACCTACTTCGTGGCGAGATCTTTGAACATCACAAGTTCGTATTTCAACGTCGCCATGACGCAACTGGTCGTGTTCTTGGTTGCCTCTTTCGTTCCCACCCCGGGCGCAACCGGTGCGTCCGAGGGGGTTTACACGCTGTTCTTCAAGTTCTTGTTCGGTCCGAAGACCGTGGCGGCACTTTTGGTGTGGCGCTTCTTCACGTACTATTTGAACATCATCGTTGGTGGT